One Deltaproteobacteria bacterium genomic window, CATGTCCTGCAATACCTTCCCGTCCAGCTCGCTTTTCAAGGTTCGAAGCCGGGAAAGGTAGAGGGATACCGCCCTGGCGGTTCCCTCCCTTCGAGTCAGAGCCATGATGACGAGGAGGTCCTCCGTATTCAGATTGGCCAGAAGGCGTGCGATCCTGCTGTGTCGGATACTGGATTCATCTTCCCTGGCAAGCGCTTTGAGGGTGGATGTTATCTTCATCCACCTTTCCCTGAAAGTGTCCTGCCGATGTCCCTCAATCTGAAATACCTTCATGATCCCGTCCCTGTCCGCCGGTGGTCTGAGCAGAAGAATCGTGTTGAAGTAGATGTCGGAGATATCGGGTTCCTCATCCAGGTAGAGATATTTAAACCAGGTGTGGATCTTCTCCACCTGCTCGAAGTTTTCACTGATTTTACGGTCGAATACCAGCGCGGGATGGATGGCGGAAAGGATTCCAAGCCGGTTCATCCTTTCAAAGGCCCTTTCCGGCCGGCCTTCCCTGAGGATTGCCATCAGTTCGGAAAATATCCGATGTCCCTGTGCCCTGGATAGATACCCCCTCCTGACCGCTCCTTTCAGAAGATACTGGGTGTGTTTTCCGATCTTGAATCCAAACTTCTGCTCAAATCGTACGGCTCTGATGACCCTCGTCGGGTCATCGACGAAGCTGAGGTTATGAAGGATGCGGATCGTTCTCTCCTTGAGGTCGCGCTGTCCGCCGAAAAAATCCACAACCTGTCCGAACGACCCGGGATTGAGTCTGATGGCCAGCGCGTTGATGGAAAAATCGCGCCGGTAAAGATCCAGTTTGATGGAACCCCTCTCCACCATGGGGTAGGCGCCGGGAAATTCGTAGTACTCCGTGCGGGCGGTGGCGACGTCCATCTTGAAGCCCCCTTCCATGATTAAGACCGCGGTCTTGAACTTCCTGTGGGTCCTTATCCTCGCCTTCAGCCGTCTGGCAAGTCTGCGCCCGAATTCGATCCCGTCGCCCTCCACCACCAGGTCCACATCGTGGTTCCGGTTCCGAAGGATGATGTCGCGAACAAGGCCCCCGACCAGATATGTTCTGAAACCCATGGACTTTGAAATTTCTCCGGCTGTAACCAGGATCTTAAGGGTCCCGGCCGTTAAAGTCTCCTTCATGAGTTCACGGATGTTCCTGCCCCTCTCCGCTTTTGCGGCCTCGATCCCTTTGAAATCCTCGTAGGCACGTGTCTTTTTGAAATCCTCGTGCATGGCTTCCAGCAGATCGGTTCTCGTGATGACGCCTATGACCTTCCGTCCATCCATTACGGGCAGCATCCGCTGATGCTTTTCGATAATGTATTCCTGGACGAGTTCGAGCGGAGCGTCCTCTCCCACCCACTGGAATTCAGTAAGCATGTATTCCCTGACGGGCGATTCGGACAGGTGATGCAGAATGGCCCTTTCCACCACACCTCTGGTAATTATCCCCTCCAGGTTGCCATCCATGCCGTTCACCGGAAGGGAATTGATATTGAACCTCGACATCGTTTCCGCGGCCTGGGAGATAGGTGTATCGAGGGCGATGTCCAGCACCGGGGATGACATGATGGCACCGGCATTGAACTTCTCGCCGATCATCCGGGACAGAATCTTCAACAGTTCCTCTCTGACCTGAACCAGGGTCAGTTCTCTGACGGTTGCGGAAGCGGCGGTGGGATGCCCTCCTCCGCCGAACTCCTCGGCGATCTTCCCGACATCAACCTCCGGGACCCTGCTCCTGCAGACAAGAACAACCCGTTCCTCCATCCTGGCCAGGGTGAAAAGAACATCGAGTTTTTCCATTTCCATTATCTGATGTACGAGGAGAGCCAGTTCTCCCAGGTATTCCTCAGAGGTCCCCACCGTGATTGCCACGTGCAGGCCGTGGATATCGTGGATCTCGAGGGAATTAAGGAGATCGTTTAAGAGCTGCACCTGCTTTGCGTCCAGATCCCTCCTTATGGAGGACGACACGAGATCGAGCCTGGCCCCCTTCTCCAGGAGGAAGGCCACTGCATGGAGGTCCCTGGGAGTGGTTGATGAAAAGGTCAATAACCCCGTGTCCTCATAGATTCCATGGGCCATGACGGTTGCTTCCGCGGGGGTGATTCTTATCCTTTTCCTTCTGATCTGTTCAACCAGCAGG contains:
- a CDS encoding CBS domain-containing protein, which translates into the protein MEIITTHLNADFDAMASMVAAKKLYPDALMVFPGSQEKNLREYLAKTPPPGITFHRIKDIDLDSVTRMILVDIKIRGRLGPLDAVAGRGDMELIIYDHHPGTNRDYSGKIEVLDDVGATTTLLVEQIRRKRIRITPAEATVMAHGIYEDTGLLTFSSTTPRDLHAVAFLLEKGARLDLVSSSIRRDLDAKQVQLLNDLLNSLEIHDIHGLHVAITVGTSEEYLGELALLVHQIMEMEKLDVLFTLARMEERVVLVCRSRVPEVDVGKIAEEFGGGGHPTAASATVRELTLVQVREELLKILSRMIGEKFNAGAIMSSPVLDIALDTPISQAAETMSRFNINSLPVNGMDGNLEGIITRGVVERAILHHLSESPVREYMLTEFQWVGEDAPLELVQEYIIEKHQRMLPVMDGRKVIGVITRTDLLEAMHEDFKKTRAYEDFKGIEAAKAERGRNIRELMKETLTAGTLKILVTAGEISKSMGFRTYLVGGLVRDIILRNRNHDVDLVVEGDGIEFGRRLARRLKARIRTHRKFKTAVLIMEGGFKMDVATARTEYYEFPGAYPMVERGSIKLDLYRRDFSINALAIRLNPGSFGQVVDFFGGQRDLKERTIRILHNLSFVDDPTRVIRAVRFEQKFGFKIGKHTQYLLKGAVRRGYLSRAQGHRIFSELMAILREGRPERAFERMNRLGILSAIHPALVFDRKISENFEQVEKIHTWFKYLYLDEEPDISDIYFNTILLLRPPADRDGIMKVFQIEGHRQDTFRERWMKITSTLKALAREDESSIRHSRIARLLANLNTEDLLVIMALTRREGTARAVSLYLSRLRTLKSELDGKVLQDMGYESGPIFKSILQAAQDARVDGEVKTLAEEKEWVRSHFPLK